One Methylocapsa sp. D3K7 DNA window includes the following coding sequences:
- the rsmA gene encoding 16S rRNA (adenine(1518)-N(6)/adenine(1519)-N(6))-dimethyltransferase RsmA: MSRSAGGNQFDGLPPLREVANAHGLLAKKSLGQNFLFDLNLTRRIARAAAPLTDALIVEIGPGPGGLTRALLAEGAQKIIAVERDARCLPALAEIADHYPGRLEVIEGDALDVDLGRLVGEARPARVCANLPYNIATALLVRWLETEPWPPWFDRLILMFQREVAERIIASPAERAAYGRLAVLCNWRCTTRLLFDVAPSAFTPPPKVTSAVVELVPRVSPMTCQARLLSEVTQAAFGQRRKMLRQSLKTIKDCDAGTLLARAEIDPALRAEAIGIEGFAALSRALEDMRADQEPAMP, encoded by the coding sequence GTGTCACGATCTGCAGGAGGAAACCAGTTCGATGGTCTTCCACCGCTTCGCGAGGTCGCCAATGCGCATGGGCTCCTTGCCAAGAAATCGCTCGGCCAGAATTTTCTTTTCGATCTTAATCTCACCCGCCGCATCGCCCGCGCGGCAGCGCCGCTGACCGACGCACTGATTGTCGAGATTGGCCCAGGTCCTGGCGGTCTGACCAGGGCATTGCTCGCGGAAGGTGCGCAAAAAATCATCGCGGTCGAGCGCGACGCGCGCTGTCTACCAGCGCTTGCCGAGATCGCGGACCATTATCCCGGGCGGCTCGAAGTTATCGAAGGTGACGCGCTGGACGTCGATCTCGGGCGGCTGGTTGGCGAGGCGAGACCTGCACGCGTTTGCGCCAATCTTCCCTACAACATCGCCACCGCACTGCTGGTCCGCTGGCTGGAAACCGAGCCTTGGCCGCCGTGGTTCGACCGGCTCATTTTGATGTTTCAGCGCGAGGTGGCCGAGCGTATCATTGCGAGCCCGGCCGAGCGCGCCGCCTATGGCCGCCTCGCGGTGCTGTGCAATTGGCGTTGCACCACACGTCTTCTTTTTGACGTTGCGCCCTCTGCCTTCACTCCGCCCCCGAAAGTGACCTCGGCGGTGGTCGAACTTGTTCCGCGTGTCTCTCCCATGACCTGCCAGGCGCGTCTTTTGTCGGAGGTCACGCAAGCGGCTTTTGGGCAAAGGCGCAAGATGCTGCGGCAGTCGTTGAAAACGATCAAGGATTGCGATGCCGGAACTTTGCTTGCCCGCGCGGAGATCGACCCGGCATTAAGAGCGGAAGCCATCGGCATCGAAGGATTTGCCGCATTGTCTCGGGCGCTCGAGGATATGCGCGCGGATCAAGAACCCGCAATGCCATGA
- the thrS gene encoding threonine--tRNA ligase, which yields MISVTFPDGAARPFEPGVNGFEIAKSISPSLAKRAVAMTLNGALHDLADSLTQDAAIEFVTRDDPRALELIRHDAAHVLAEAVQTLFPGTQVTIGPVIENGFYYDFYRAEPFTPEDFAAIEKKMAEIIARDKPFTKEIWTREHAKAWFETHGEAFKVELVDAIPGHEDLKIYKQGDWLDLCRGPHMTSTGKVGSAFKLMKVAGAYWRGDSTKPMLQRIYATAFAKQEELSAYLKQLEEAERRDHRRLGREMDLFHFQEEGPGTVFWHPKGWTLFQTLISYMRRRQEAAGYIEVNTPQVLDRALWETSGHWQTFRENMFLTKTEDERIFALKPMNCPGHIQIFKNGLKSYRDLPLKIAEFGVVHRYEPSGALHGIMRVRAFTQDDAHIFCTEDQIMAEALKVNDLILSIYADFGFHDIVVKLSTRPEKRVGTNEAWDKAEAALTRVLEHIAERGLKTGINPGEGAFYGPKLEYTLRDAIGREWQCGTTQVDLNMPGRFGAFYIGADSEKVTPVMIHRAMFGSLERFTGILIEHFAGHLPLWLSPLQIVVATITQEADDYAGEVIAAARKRGLRAEGDLRNEKINYKVREHSLAKIPVLMVLGKKEAASRAVSIRRLGSQDQTQMGLDEALSQLAEEAAPPDVKRGL from the coding sequence ATGATTTCCGTAACTTTTCCGGACGGCGCAGCACGCCCGTTCGAACCGGGAGTGAACGGGTTCGAGATCGCCAAAAGCATTTCGCCATCCCTCGCCAAGCGGGCGGTTGCGATGACACTTAATGGTGCGTTGCACGATCTCGCCGATTCCCTGACACAGGATGCGGCGATAGAGTTCGTGACCCGGGACGATCCACGAGCACTCGAACTCATCCGTCATGATGCCGCGCATGTGCTTGCCGAGGCGGTGCAGACGCTCTTTCCTGGCACTCAGGTCACCATAGGGCCGGTGATCGAGAACGGCTTTTATTATGATTTCTATCGGGCGGAGCCGTTTACGCCGGAAGATTTCGCCGCGATCGAAAAAAAAATGGCCGAGATCATCGCGCGCGACAAACCTTTCACCAAGGAGATTTGGACACGCGAACATGCCAAGGCCTGGTTCGAAACGCATGGCGAGGCATTCAAGGTTGAACTCGTCGATGCAATTCCCGGACATGAAGATTTAAAAATCTACAAGCAAGGCGATTGGCTCGACCTCTGTCGCGGTCCTCACATGACCTCGACCGGCAAAGTTGGGAGCGCCTTCAAATTGATGAAGGTTGCGGGTGCCTATTGGCGCGGCGATTCGACAAAACCCATGCTGCAGCGAATCTACGCCACGGCCTTCGCCAAGCAGGAGGAACTGAGCGCCTATCTCAAGCAGCTCGAGGAGGCCGAGCGGCGGGATCATCGCAGGCTCGGACGGGAAATGGATCTGTTCCATTTTCAGGAAGAGGGACCAGGCACGGTGTTCTGGCATCCTAAGGGCTGGACGCTCTTTCAGACGCTGATTTCCTATATGCGGCGGCGCCAGGAGGCGGCCGGCTATATCGAAGTCAACACGCCGCAGGTGCTCGACCGCGCGCTTTGGGAAACGTCGGGCCATTGGCAGACGTTTCGTGAAAATATGTTTCTCACCAAGACCGAGGACGAGCGCATCTTCGCGCTGAAGCCGATGAATTGTCCCGGCCATATTCAGATTTTCAAGAATGGTTTGAAGTCCTATCGCGACCTGCCTTTGAAGATCGCCGAATTCGGCGTGGTGCATCGCTATGAGCCGTCTGGCGCCTTGCATGGGATCATGCGGGTTCGCGCCTTCACCCAGGATGACGCTCATATTTTCTGCACCGAGGACCAGATCATGGCCGAGGCCTTGAAGGTCAATGATCTCATCCTGTCAATCTATGCCGATTTCGGGTTTCACGACATCGTCGTCAAGCTTTCGACCCGGCCCGAAAAACGCGTGGGCACCAATGAGGCCTGGGATAAGGCGGAAGCGGCATTGACGCGCGTGCTCGAACACATCGCCGAACGTGGCCTCAAGACGGGAATCAATCCGGGCGAAGGTGCCTTCTATGGGCCGAAGCTCGAATATACGTTGCGCGATGCGATTGGCCGGGAATGGCAATGCGGGACGACGCAGGTTGATCTGAACATGCCTGGCCGGTTCGGCGCCTTTTATATCGGGGCCGACAGCGAAAAGGTGACGCCGGTGATGATCCACCGCGCCATGTTCGGCTCGCTGGAGCGCTTCACGGGGATTTTGATCGAGCATTTCGCCGGTCATCTGCCCTTGTGGCTGTCGCCGCTGCAGATCGTCGTCGCGACGATCACGCAGGAGGCCGACGATTACGCGGGCGAAGTGATCGCGGCGGCGCGTAAGAGAGGGCTGCGGGCGGAGGGCGATCTTCGCAACGAGAAAATCAATTATAAGGTACGCGAGCATTCGCTCGCCAAGATTCCGGTCCTCATGGTTCTCGGCAAGAAGGAGGCGGCCTCGCGCGCCGTCTCGATCCGGCGTCTTGGCTCACAGGATCAGACGCAGATGGGACTCGACGAGGCTTTGAGCCAGCTTGCTGAAGAGGCGGCGCCGCCGGATGTGAAGCGGGGTTTGTAG
- a CDS encoding helix-turn-helix transcriptional regulator, producing MTVLEKETDIGNLRAEEERILATFTRRLIEIAAVSGARGAAASPTATLNAMRLPAIALDRHGFVVDVNSAAEAVFDNNIKIKDRRLFVRDLDSRTLIKDAIDQLSGPPRLNSLAVEPVIVPRTDKLPVIVRIWPFEGPEHHPGQEIHALMTLNALGPRPGPPATILAKTFRLTPSEAKLACIIARGAPPDIAARELKISRETARNQLKSVFAKTDTHRQSELVALLLQVE from the coding sequence ATGACTGTTTTGGAAAAAGAAACCGACATCGGCAACCTGCGCGCTGAAGAAGAACGCATTCTTGCTACCTTCACCCGGCGTTTGATCGAAATCGCGGCTGTCTCTGGAGCGCGCGGAGCGGCGGCTTCTCCGACCGCCACGCTCAACGCGATGCGGCTCCCCGCGATCGCCCTCGACCGGCACGGATTTGTTGTCGACGTAAACAGCGCGGCGGAAGCCGTTTTCGACAACAATATCAAAATCAAGGACCGGCGGCTGTTCGTTCGCGACCTAGACTCGCGAACTCTTATCAAGGACGCGATCGATCAACTGTCCGGCCCGCCCCGTTTGAATTCCTTGGCGGTGGAACCGGTGATCGTCCCTCGTACTGACAAATTGCCGGTGATCGTGCGGATTTGGCCCTTTGAAGGGCCGGAACATCACCCGGGGCAGGAAATCCATGCCCTCATGACGTTGAATGCCCTAGGTCCGAGGCCGGGGCCGCCCGCAACGATTCTCGCCAAGACATTCCGCCTGACCCCGTCGGAGGCGAAGCTCGCCTGTATCATCGCGCGTGGCGCACCTCCCGATATCGCCGCCAGGGAATTGAAGATTTCCCGCGAGACGGCGCGCAATCAGTTGAAATCCGTGTTCGCCAAGACCGATACGCACCGGCAAAGCGAACTCGTCGCGCTGCTGTTGCAAGTCGAGTAG
- a CDS encoding glycoside hydrolase family 15 protein — protein MTQKIEDYAIIGDCESAALVGRDGSVDWLCWPRFDSPACFANLLGTKDNGRWLIAPVDPAAKITRNYRGHTLILETAIETADGTAVVTDFMPVRTPGTHLIRLVRGISGSVKLRTELVIRFDYGAVVPWMRRRDDGSLHAVAGPDRLVLRTPISLRPHGRTHAGEFTVTAGETTDFTLSFGISYEDVPRAIDPYAALVQTERSWGGWSKPFEGAGDWSEAVIRSLLTLRAMIFQPSGGIVAAPTTSLPEQLGGSRNWDYRFCWLRDATFTLLALMNGGYAEEATRWRAWLIRAIGGEPALVQVLYGLGGERCIPERSLPWLSGYGGATPVRAGNAASGQLQLDIYGEVLDALYQSRKRGLVADAADWMLQIELLKHLETIWELPDEGIWEVRGPRRHFTYSKIMTWVAFDRAVKSIEEFGFVGPLDHWRHLRQRIHEDICAKGFDSELGSFTQSYDSKVLDASLLMMALVGFLPPSDKRVLGTVGAIERHLMVDGLVSRYDTRKANDGLPEGEGAFLACSFWLVDNLVLLGRFEDARKLFERLLLLRNDLGLLSEEYDPASKCLVGNFPQAFSHIALINSAYNLARAAKPAEQRSGAKAPEAGEDRIALF, from the coding sequence ATGACTCAAAAAATCGAGGACTATGCAATTATTGGCGATTGCGAGTCGGCGGCTCTCGTCGGGCGCGATGGTTCGGTCGATTGGCTATGCTGGCCGCGTTTTGATTCGCCTGCCTGTTTCGCCAATCTCCTCGGCACCAAGGACAATGGCCGGTGGCTGATCGCACCGGTAGACCCCGCCGCCAAGATCACGCGGAACTATCGTGGCCATACATTGATTCTCGAAACCGCGATCGAGACCGCGGACGGTACCGCCGTGGTTACCGATTTCATGCCGGTGCGCACGCCAGGCACTCATCTCATACGTCTCGTGCGGGGCATCAGCGGCAGCGTTAAGCTGCGCACCGAGCTTGTCATCCGTTTCGACTATGGCGCGGTCGTGCCATGGATGCGGCGCCGTGATGACGGAAGTCTGCACGCGGTTGCTGGGCCAGACCGTTTGGTGCTGCGCACGCCCATAAGCCTTCGCCCGCACGGACGGACGCATGCCGGTGAATTCACGGTCACTGCCGGAGAAACAACGGATTTCACGTTGAGCTTCGGCATCTCCTACGAGGATGTGCCAAGGGCCATCGATCCATATGCCGCGCTCGTACAAACGGAGCGGAGCTGGGGAGGCTGGTCGAAACCGTTTGAAGGTGCCGGGGATTGGTCTGAGGCGGTGATCCGCTCGTTGCTAACCTTGCGCGCAATGATTTTTCAGCCGAGCGGCGGGATCGTCGCCGCGCCGACCACGTCGCTGCCGGAGCAATTGGGCGGCTCGCGCAATTGGGATTATCGCTTTTGCTGGCTGCGCGACGCGACCTTTACATTGCTCGCGCTGATGAACGGCGGCTATGCCGAGGAAGCGACACGATGGCGTGCTTGGCTGATCCGTGCCATAGGCGGCGAACCGGCGCTGGTCCAGGTTCTCTATGGGCTGGGAGGAGAGCGTTGCATTCCTGAACGGTCGCTTCCCTGGCTTTCCGGATATGGCGGCGCAACGCCGGTCCGTGCAGGAAATGCGGCGTCCGGCCAGTTGCAGCTCGATATTTATGGCGAGGTGCTCGATGCGCTTTACCAAAGCCGCAAGCGCGGGCTCGTCGCCGACGCTGCCGACTGGATGTTGCAAATCGAGCTGCTGAAACATCTCGAAACGATCTGGGAATTGCCCGATGAAGGCATTTGGGAAGTGCGCGGCCCACGTCGGCATTTCACCTATTCGAAAATCATGACTTGGGTTGCCTTCGATCGCGCCGTTAAGAGCATCGAGGAGTTTGGTTTTGTCGGGCCGCTCGATCATTGGCGGCATCTTCGACAACGCATTCACGAGGATATTTGCGCCAAGGGTTTTGATTCTGAACTGGGCTCTTTCACGCAGAGCTACGATTCAAAAGTTCTTGATGCCAGTCTCCTCATGATGGCCCTCGTTGGTTTCTTGCCGCCCAGTGACAAACGCGTGCTCGGCACAGTCGGTGCGATCGAGCGGCACTTGATGGTGGATGGTTTGGTGAGCCGTTACGATACGCGAAAGGCTAACGACGGGTTGCCCGAAGGCGAAGGCGCGTTTCTCGCTTGCAGCTTCTGGCTTGTCGACAATCTCGTGCTTTTGGGGCGGTTCGAGGACGCTCGCAAACTGTTTGAGCGGCTTCTTCTACTTCGGAATGACCTTGGTTTACTGTCCGAGGAATATGATCCTGCGTCGAAATGCCTCGTAGGTAATTTTCCTCAGGCCTTTTCGCACATCGCCTTGATCAACTCCGCCTATAATCTCGCCCGCGCGGCCAAACCCGCAGAACAACGCTCCGGTGCCAAGGCTCCAGAGGCGGGAGAAGATCGAATCGCTCTTTTTTGA
- a CDS encoding SurA N-terminal domain-containing protein gives MEMKADAPKNGSARVAYLRFAICAAAAIAAFNAISSKPAVAQAIVASINGDPITDIDIDERMKMLRVLHKPATRDAAIESLFTDRLETQETSKFGINPRDNDISQQIIKAAQEMKIAPDALVAAFQHAGVTADHFKAHYRADMAFDVLVQALNKGVEASEEQVRAELAKQGGKAAAGTSYTLREIIFAIPRSATPAALNERAHDAEQLRTQFTDCDSGLRLARSLNDVTVRDPLIKTSIEIGETFRQLLDKTPVGHLTAPQRSNEGLEMIAVCSKGAAKDDSAARAVISQKILAAHTAADSERRLKELRAKAVIVKH, from the coding sequence ATGGAGATGAAAGCCGATGCGCCTAAGAATGGCAGCGCGCGCGTCGCTTATTTGCGTTTTGCGATTTGCGCCGCCGCTGCAATCGCCGCGTTTAATGCGATTTCTAGCAAGCCCGCGGTCGCCCAGGCAATCGTCGCCAGCATCAATGGGGATCCGATCACAGACATTGATATCGACGAGCGGATGAAAATGTTGCGCGTGCTGCACAAACCGGCGACCCGTGATGCGGCAATCGAAAGTCTCTTTACCGATCGTCTCGAAACGCAGGAAACAAGCAAGTTTGGCATCAATCCACGGGATAACGACATCTCGCAGCAAATCATCAAGGCGGCGCAGGAGATGAAAATCGCTCCAGATGCATTGGTGGCGGCGTTTCAGCATGCCGGTGTGACCGCGGATCACTTCAAAGCGCATTACCGCGCCGACATGGCTTTCGATGTGCTGGTGCAAGCGCTGAACAAAGGTGTCGAAGCGAGCGAAGAACAGGTGCGCGCCGAACTTGCTAAGCAAGGCGGCAAGGCAGCAGCCGGAACCTCGTATACTTTGCGCGAGATTATCTTTGCGATACCGCGCTCGGCAACGCCCGCGGCGTTGAACGAGCGAGCCCATGACGCCGAACAATTGCGGACGCAATTCACCGATTGCGACAGCGGCTTGCGTCTGGCCCGCAGCCTCAACGACGTGACGGTGCGCGATCCGCTGATCAAGACTTCCATTGAAATCGGTGAGACTTTCCGTCAATTGCTCGACAAGACTCCCGTAGGTCACCTTACAGCGCCGCAACGCTCGAACGAAGGGCTTGAAATGATCGCAGTGTGCTCCAAAGGCGCCGCCAAGGATGATAGTGCGGCACGTGCTGTGATCTCGCAGAAGATTCTTGCCGCTCATACCGCAGCCGACAGCGAACGCCGACTCAAGGAATTACGGGCGAAAGCCGTCATCGTAAAGCACTGA
- a CDS encoding LPS-assembly protein LptD, with protein sequence MGRRFCPGSAAIVPALRAFGAKLGLTAPVARARRYILFSLTLVCTALLTGSFSPPALAVEAAATQQAAGANRKMFVEATELRYDTEKNTVSAEGNARVYYNEKVLEADRVIYNRNTGRVYAEGHAKLTESDGTIIHGESFDLTDDFRDGFIESLRADTPPKPYYYPSGNTFEKGTYKTYFSAPRAERIEGETTVFDKGTYTACEACKDNPDKPPLWRVRAKRIIHKNDEKMIYYEDAWLEFLGIPIAYVPFFSAPDPTVTRKSGILSPYLAYSGNLGAGVGIPIFWALAPDYDLTFTPTYFSQQGFFAKAEWRQRFESGEYYIRATGIAEQNNTVFPVAPYGSGDQSLRGSFESKGLFYIADYWKFGWEFTLLSDKWYLNDYHVPSQTLSSNYFSETTSTVYLTGQHDRGYFDLRGYSFEGLSSHDFQPQQPTAHPVWDYNKTFDIDPAKSFGIGGQAELDFNLTSLSASSASFEAVGPRKLDSAYGLYDICQSTVTKTNPFGLYVPGQTIGDCLLRGVGGDYTRATLEASWKRQFIDPIGEVFTPFAFARANGEWLDINTTNSYTFASAAGSSTYFNLSQLNFVGNKDTSFFGEFMPGLGLDYRYPFFAKFSFASIVFEPIGQIIVRPDQQIGSNSLVNLDAQSLVFDSSNLFDWSKYSGYDRFETGTRANYGGQFTMTFNNGGYINLIGGQSYQVAGTNSYATPDAANVGLSSGLDTRLSDYVGALTIAPNSIFSFVAKARFDVSSLDARRVDLIANYNFGALTGSVQFANYQAQPVIGYDVRREGLAFSSRYKISENYFAQGNITFDMSRHLYPPAVIGYTNPGAFAIAAYGIGAGYQDECTSFSVNYSSIYQDYGSGSLVRNQTVLLQLQLRTLGEAKFNKTFLNTTSLDGVNY encoded by the coding sequence ATGGGGCGGCGTTTTTGCCCCGGTAGTGCTGCGATCGTCCCCGCGCTTCGCGCCTTCGGCGCCAAATTGGGGCTAACCGCACCGGTTGCGCGGGCGCGGCGGTATATCCTTTTTTCGCTGACGCTCGTCTGTACAGCTTTGCTGACGGGAAGCTTCTCGCCTCCGGCCCTCGCCGTTGAGGCCGCGGCCACCCAACAGGCGGCCGGGGCGAATCGAAAAATGTTCGTCGAAGCGACCGAGCTTCGCTATGACACCGAAAAGAACACGGTTTCGGCGGAAGGCAACGCGAGAGTTTACTACAACGAGAAGGTGCTCGAGGCCGATCGAGTCATCTATAATCGCAATACCGGCCGCGTTTATGCCGAAGGTCACGCAAAATTGACCGAAAGCGACGGCACTATCATTCACGGCGAGAGCTTCGATCTCACCGACGATTTCCGCGACGGTTTTATCGAAAGCTTACGCGCCGATACCCCGCCAAAACCCTATTACTATCCCTCGGGGAACACTTTTGAAAAAGGGACCTACAAGACCTATTTCAGCGCCCCTCGCGCCGAACGCATCGAAGGCGAAACCACGGTGTTCGACAAGGGGACCTACACGGCGTGCGAGGCTTGCAAGGACAATCCCGACAAGCCGCCACTGTGGCGAGTGCGCGCCAAGCGCATCATCCATAAGAACGACGAAAAAATGATTTATTATGAGGATGCTTGGCTTGAGTTCTTGGGCATCCCAATCGCTTACGTGCCGTTTTTTTCGGCGCCCGACCCAACCGTTACCCGGAAGTCAGGAATTCTTTCCCCCTATCTCGCCTATAGCGGCAATCTCGGGGCTGGCGTCGGTATTCCGATCTTCTGGGCGCTCGCACCCGATTACGATTTGACCTTCACGCCGACTTATTTTTCCCAGCAAGGGTTCTTTGCCAAGGCGGAATGGCGCCAGCGGTTCGAGAGCGGCGAATATTATATCCGTGCGACGGGAATAGCCGAGCAGAACAACACGGTTTTCCCTGTGGCGCCCTATGGCTCGGGCGATCAGTCCCTGCGCGGCTCGTTCGAAAGCAAGGGCCTGTTTTATATCGCCGATTACTGGAAGTTTGGCTGGGAATTCACCCTGCTCTCGGACAAGTGGTACCTCAACGACTATCATGTGCCGAGTCAGACACTGTCTTCCAATTATTTTAGCGAAACAACCTCGACCGTTTATCTGACCGGACAACATGATCGCGGCTATTTCGATCTTCGCGGTTATTCCTTCGAGGGCCTGTCGAGCCACGACTTTCAGCCCCAGCAGCCGACCGCGCATCCAGTCTGGGACTACAATAAGACCTTCGACATCGACCCGGCCAAATCCTTCGGCATTGGCGGCCAAGCCGAACTCGACTTCAATCTCACCAGCCTTTCCGCGAGCTCCGCGAGCTTCGAGGCGGTCGGGCCACGTAAATTGGATAGTGCTTATGGTCTCTATGACATTTGCCAGAGTACTGTCACAAAAACCAATCCTTTTGGTCTTTATGTGCCTGGCCAAACGATCGGCGATTGCCTTTTGCGCGGTGTCGGCGGCGACTACACGCGCGCCACGCTAGAGGCGTCCTGGAAACGCCAATTCATCGATCCGATCGGCGAAGTGTTCACACCCTTCGCCTTTGCACGCGCGAATGGCGAATGGCTCGATATCAATACGACGAATAGCTACACCTTCGCATCGGCGGCCGGCTCTTCCACCTATTTCAACCTTTCGCAGTTGAATTTTGTCGGCAACAAAGACACGAGTTTTTTCGGCGAGTTTATGCCGGGACTGGGGCTGGATTATCGTTATCCCTTCTTTGCCAAGTTTAGCTTCGCCTCGATCGTTTTCGAGCCGATTGGCCAGATCATTGTTCGTCCCGATCAGCAAATCGGCTCGAATTCGCTGGTAAACTTGGATGCCCAGAGCCTCGTCTTTGACTCTTCCAACCTGTTCGACTGGAGCAAATATTCAGGCTACGATCGGTTTGAAACCGGGACCAGGGCCAACTACGGCGGCCAGTTCACGATGACGTTCAACAATGGCGGGTATATCAACTTGATCGGCGGCCAATCCTATCAAGTCGCCGGCACCAATTCCTACGCGACACCGGACGCCGCCAATGTCGGCTTAAGTTCGGGGCTCGATACACGGCTCTCCGATTACGTCGGCGCCCTGACGATCGCTCCCAATTCGATTTTCTCTTTTGTCGCCAAGGCGCGCTTCGATGTCAGCTCCTTGGACGCGCGGCGTGTGGACCTGATTGCAAATTATAATTTCGGGGCACTAACGGGGTCGGTTCAATTCGCCAACTATCAGGCGCAGCCTGTTATTGGGTATGACGTTCGCCGCGAAGGCCTTGCGTTTTCGTCACGCTATAAGATCAGCGAGAATTATTTCGCGCAGGGCAACATCACGTTCGATATGAGCCGCCATCTCTATCCCCCGGCCGTGATCGGCTATACCAATCCTGGCGCATTCGCGATCGCCGCCTATGGGATCGGTGCCGGCTATCAGGACGAGTGCACGAGTTTTTCCGTGAACTACAGCTCGATTTATCAAGATTACGGAAGCGGGTCCCTGGTGCGCAACCAAACCGTGCTCCTGCAACTGCAATTACGCACCTTGGGGGAAGCGAAGTTCAACAAGACTTTCCTCAACACAACGTCGCTCGATGGCGTCAACTATTGA
- the pdxA gene encoding 4-hydroxythreonine-4-phosphate dehydrogenase PdxA, protein MARPYPANILPLALSQGDPAGIGPELTLKAWLKTHENPDFPPFLAVTNVGQLAATARGLDLNVPIKIVGDADAASVFRHALPVFALDHAAFGKPGFPDVRDAAGTIASIETCVQLIRAKKASAVVTNPIAKELFYRAHFRYPGHTEFLEELAERHFGTRARAVMLIWSPKFSVVPATVHIPLSRVPSMLTRALLVETGLVVAHDLASRFGIRKPRLAFTSLNPHAGEGGAMGREEIDVIAPALADLAAAGIAVSGPYPADSLFRPDARKNYDVVIAMYHDQALVPVKTVAFDTAVNVTLGLPLIRTSPDHGTAFDIAGKGVADPASLIAALRLAGKLARRAGAAKHTGH, encoded by the coding sequence ATGGCGCGACCGTATCCGGCAAATATTCTTCCTCTAGCATTGTCACAAGGAGATCCCGCGGGTATCGGGCCGGAACTCACATTGAAGGCTTGGCTTAAGACGCATGAAAATCCAGACTTTCCGCCTTTTTTGGCCGTCACCAATGTTGGGCAACTCGCCGCCACCGCGCGCGGCTTGGACTTAAATGTTCCGATCAAAATCGTCGGCGATGCCGATGCTGCTTCGGTGTTTCGCCACGCATTGCCGGTGTTTGCGTTGGATCATGCGGCTTTTGGAAAACCGGGCTTCCCGGATGTAAGGGATGCAGCCGGAACCATCGCCTCTATTGAAACCTGCGTGCAGCTCATCCGCGCCAAGAAGGCTTCGGCCGTTGTCACCAATCCCATCGCCAAAGAACTCTTCTATCGCGCCCACTTTCGCTACCCTGGCCACACCGAGTTCCTTGAGGAGCTGGCCGAACGCCATTTCGGCACCAGGGCACGGGCCGTGATGCTGATTTGGTCACCGAAATTCTCTGTCGTCCCCGCCACAGTTCACATTCCGCTTTCGCGTGTGCCGTCCATGTTGACGCGCGCGCTCCTTGTGGAAACCGGCCTCGTCGTGGCGCATGACCTTGCCTCGCGGTTTGGCATCAGAAAGCCGCGTCTTGCGTTCACGAGCCTTAACCCTCACGCGGGCGAAGGCGGCGCGATGGGCCGTGAGGAAATAGACGTCATTGCACCGGCGCTGGCTGATCTTGCGGCGGCGGGTATCGCGGTGAGCGGACCCTACCCCGCCGATAGTCTGTTTCGTCCGGACGCACGGAAAAACTACGATGTTGTCATTGCGATGTATCACGATCAGGCCTTGGTCCCGGTGAAAACCGTGGCCTTCGATACAGCGGTCAACGTGACCTTGGGGCTTCCCTTGATCCGCACGTCTCCCGACCACGGCACGGCTTTCGATATCGCCGGAAAGGGGGTCGCGGATCCAGCGAGCCTGATCGCGGCCTTGAGGCTTGCCGGTAAGCTCGCGCGCCGTGCCGGTGCAGCCAAACACACCGGACATTGA